The following are from one region of the Methanohalobium evestigatum Z-7303 genome:
- a CDS encoding DUF6036 family nucleotidyltransferase, which produces MAKFSRSYLEEELEKLDRHLENPVVLYLIGGGAMSFQKLKDATKDIDVVVLSVDELKSLKKSLSSLGYKKPHLSDEYNKLSANLILENIDGFRWDIFVKVVCNGLQLSTGMKCRSIKIFDLTNISVYSITPEDIFIFKSITSREHDLLDMYTLFSSGLDFEIIKDEIIWQNENRSTEFAWVAYFYTGFEEFLDEYNLSHPLFSDLRDMAYENMMEQMIIDLLKEKPSDLETVSTRLNVNKKETDKILKNLLAKDIIEKTASSCYKNKN; this is translated from the coding sequence ATGGCAAAGTTCTCAAGAAGTTACCTGGAAGAAGAATTGGAAAAACTTGATAGGCATCTGGAAAATCCGGTGGTACTATATCTTATAGGTGGGGGAGCGATGAGCTTCCAGAAACTAAAAGATGCCACCAAAGACATTGATGTGGTTGTTCTATCTGTTGATGAACTCAAAAGTCTAAAAAAATCGCTTTCATCACTCGGATATAAAAAACCCCATTTAAGCGATGAATACAATAAGTTAAGTGCAAATCTTATATTGGAAAACATAGACGGTTTTAGATGGGATATTTTTGTAAAAGTTGTCTGCAATGGACTACAATTGTCAACTGGTATGAAATGTCGATCAATAAAAATATTTGACTTAACTAACATATCTGTATATTCTATAACTCCTGAAGATATATTCATTTTCAAAAGTATTACTTCAAGGGAACACGATTTATTGGACATGTATACGTTATTCAGTAGTGGTTTGGATTTTGAAATCATAAAAGATGAAATAATTTGGCAGAACGAGAACCGTTCAACAGAATTTGCATGGGTTGCTTACTTTTATACCGGTTTTGAGGAATTTTTGGATGAATATAACCTTTCACATCCTTTATTTTCGGATTTGAGGGATATGGCTTATGAAAATATGATGGAGCAGATGATTATTGACCTCTTAAAAGAGAAACCATCAGACTTAGAAACAGTATCCACAAGGTTAAATGTTAACAAAAAAGAAACTGATAAAATCCTTAAAAATTTGCTGGCTAAAGATATAATCGAAAAAACAGCTTCCAGCTGCTATAAAAATAAAAATTAA
- the glmU gene encoding bifunctional sugar-1-phosphate nucleotidylyltransferase/acetyltransferase: MKAVILAAGEGTRMRPLTYSCPKVMLTVANKPILEHIMDATIGAGIDEFVFITGFHENAVKEYFGDGSSWGVDIQYVTQLEQKGTADAIKHADGYVDGHFIVLNGDVLVTKDYLKKLVSKKSDAVITAKEVDNPSEFGVIDVSGDNVTQIVEKSSNPPTNLANTGIYLFHDSIFEYIDRTPLSERGELEITDSMQMMIDDGKQVTYKLLDNEWIDIGRPWDMLDANKLLLQNIKSNNKGSVEPYATIKGEVVIGKNTVVKNGSYIEGPVVIGEDCDIGPNCYIRPSTCIGNHVKIGNAVEVKNTIVMDATNIGHLAYVGDSVVGKRCNFGAGTKVANLRHDDKTIKSTTKGKRVDTGRRKLGVIMADDVHTGINTSINVGVVLERNTKPGEVLVK; encoded by the coding sequence TTGAAAGCAGTAATTTTGGCAGCAGGTGAAGGCACCAGGATGCGCCCGCTGACATATTCATGTCCAAAGGTAATGCTGACTGTTGCCAACAAACCCATACTGGAACATATAATGGATGCTACAATAGGTGCAGGTATCGATGAATTCGTGTTCATCACAGGATTCCATGAAAATGCTGTCAAAGAGTATTTCGGTGATGGATCCTCCTGGGGTGTGGATATCCAGTACGTGACCCAGTTAGAACAGAAAGGAACTGCTGACGCGATAAAACATGCAGACGGCTATGTAGACGGACATTTCATCGTGTTAAACGGCGATGTACTTGTTACCAAAGATTATCTTAAAAAACTAGTATCGAAAAAATCCGATGCTGTAATCACCGCCAAAGAGGTGGATAATCCATCCGAGTTTGGAGTCATCGATGTGTCAGGAGATAATGTTACACAGATTGTAGAAAAATCCAGCAATCCTCCGACAAACCTTGCCAACACCGGTATTTATCTGTTTCATGATTCTATTTTTGAATATATCGACAGGACACCGTTATCCGAGCGTGGCGAACTCGAAATCACAGATTCCATGCAGATGATGATTGATGACGGCAAACAGGTCACCTACAAGCTACTGGATAACGAGTGGATAGATATAGGTCGTCCATGGGATATGCTGGATGCCAACAAATTACTGCTCCAGAATATAAAATCTAATAATAAGGGATCTGTAGAACCCTACGCAACCATAAAAGGCGAAGTTGTTATCGGTAAAAATACTGTCGTGAAAAACGGTTCATACATTGAAGGACCTGTAGTTATCGGCGAAGATTGCGATATCGGACCAAACTGCTACATCCGGCCGTCGACGTGTATAGGGAATCATGTGAAAATCGGTAACGCTGTTGAAGTCAAGAATACCATAGTGATGGACGCTACCAATATCGGACATCTGGCATATGTAGGAGACAGTGTCGTCGGAAAACGGTGTAATTTTGGTGCAGGTACAAAAGTCGCTAACCTTCGGCACGATGATAAAACCATCAAATCCACTACTAAAGGCAAACGTGTGGATACCGGCAGGAGGAAACTGGGAGTAATCATGGCTGATGATGTTCATACCGGTATAAACACCAGCATCAATGTAGGAGTTGTCCTTGAGAGGAACACTAAACCCGGAGAAGTTTTGGTAAAATAA
- the glmM gene encoding phosphoglucosamine mutase: MKLFGSSGIRGMANKDVTVELALKLGHVLGKKYKNIVIGKDPRVSAEMIEYAMISGLTSSGGSVMRTGLVTTPTLAYAAKDYDCGVMITASHNPAEYIGIKLWNPDGMAFDSSQQEEIEQEIEDYKPKLVSWDNIGNINESTNAIQQHCEMIMDKTNPVTKPVKVVVDCGSGAGSTITPYLLRELGCEVITLNAQLDGHFPARKPEPNEKNLQLLKETVKSADADLGIAHDGDADRMMAVDKNGEFVSGDEMLAIFAMNVCGSDSTVIAPVDTSMILDDALDCEIKRTRVGDVYVAEEIKRTGADFGGEASGSWIFPKISYCPDGIYAAAKLVEIVQDRPLGELREQLPEYITKRETIACDNSEKDRVMDNVQNQLSQYGEINSIDGVRIDMDGGWVLVRPSGTEPKIRITVESRDDVEELYQLAEDTIKEVMD, from the coding sequence ATGAAATTATTCGGTTCATCCGGCATCAGGGGGATGGCCAACAAAGACGTGACTGTGGAGCTGGCACTCAAACTCGGTCACGTGCTCGGGAAGAAATACAAAAACATCGTGATTGGGAAAGACCCCAGAGTTTCGGCTGAGATGATAGAGTACGCCATGATTTCGGGTCTAACCTCATCCGGTGGCAGTGTCATGCGTACAGGTCTCGTTACTACACCAACTCTTGCCTATGCAGCTAAAGATTATGATTGCGGAGTGATGATAACTGCATCCCATAACCCTGCAGAATACATCGGTATCAAACTATGGAATCCTGACGGCATGGCATTTGATTCCAGCCAGCAGGAAGAAATCGAGCAGGAAATCGAGGACTACAAACCTAAACTCGTCAGCTGGGATAACATCGGAAATATCAACGAATCCACAAACGCGATACAGCAGCACTGTGAGATGATAATGGATAAAACCAACCCTGTTACAAAACCGGTAAAAGTAGTTGTGGACTGTGGATCCGGTGCCGGCAGTACTATCACACCGTACTTACTACGAGAACTCGGGTGTGAAGTAATAACCCTGAACGCCCAGCTAGACGGCCATTTCCCTGCCAGAAAACCCGAACCCAACGAAAAGAACCTGCAGCTACTTAAAGAAACAGTAAAATCAGCTGATGCAGATCTTGGAATCGCTCATGACGGTGATGCTGACAGGATGATGGCTGTGGATAAAAATGGTGAGTTCGTATCTGGCGACGAGATGTTAGCGATTTTTGCCATGAACGTTTGTGGTTCTGATTCGACGGTCATCGCTCCCGTGGACACTTCGATGATACTGGATGATGCTCTGGATTGTGAAATCAAGAGAACCAGAGTCGGTGATGTATACGTTGCCGAAGAGATCAAGAGAACCGGTGCCGATTTCGGTGGTGAAGCATCAGGCAGCTGGATATTCCCGAAGATTTCCTATTGTCCGGACGGTATCTATGCAGCAGCCAAACTCGTAGAAATTGTTCAGGACAGACCGCTGGGTGAACTCAGGGAACAATTACCCGAATACATCACAAAACGCGAAACAATTGCCTGTGATAACTCCGAGAAAGACCGTGTCATGGACAACGTACAAAACCAGCTGTCACAGTACGGTGAAATCAACAGCATCGATGGTGTTAGAATCGACATGGACGGTGGTTGGGTTCTGGTAAGACCATCAGGTACAGAACCCAAAATCCGAATTACTGTCGAATCACGGGATGATGTAGAAGAACTCTATCAATTAGCTGAGGATACAATAAAGGAGGTCATGGATTGA
- the glmS gene encoding glutamine--fructose-6-phosphate transaminase (isomerizing): MCGIVGYVGVNPAKQELIDSLKKLEYRGYDSVGITILNSSLDTYKSPGKIADLETILPVDIDGYTGIGHTRWATHGQPTKQNAHPHLSGNISIVHNGIIENYQQLKEELIEAGYEFRSETDTEVIAHLLNSYYQQNDDFHTAFQNTLKRLDGSYAVAAVCDDMPDIIITGKKNSPLVVGLGNGCNFAASDITAFLKHTKDVVFLEDLEIAQVQQNEVQFFDLEGNPIQKKKQRVEWDLEDAEKAGYEHFMLKEIHEQTKSVYNTFAGKLSELDGSINLEELNLTKKQIRNLTRIELIACGTSYNAGLIAKYLFEQLAGIHTNIDTGSEYRYRYPVFCDSDDVLSIAISQSGETADTIAALQSLKSSGCRTLAITNVMGSSITRDADDVMYIKAGPELGVAATKTFTSQLTILYLLAVHFARIRRNIDIEESRNFIKALKKLPGNIQRILNAKDTVRKYAKQFSEVSDYFFIGRYMNYPVALEGALKLKEISYIHAEGYAAGELKHGPLALITEDTPVVAIATSGHTYDKIISNIMEVKARNATVIAVAEEDDNEIEKYVDLVLRIPKTDELLSPILSNIVLQLLAYYTALAKGCSIDKPRNLAKSVTVE; the protein is encoded by the coding sequence ATGTGCGGTATAGTAGGCTATGTGGGGGTTAATCCAGCTAAACAGGAATTGATAGACTCATTGAAAAAACTGGAGTACCGCGGCTATGATTCCGTGGGTATCACCATCCTGAACAGTTCACTTGACACCTACAAATCACCCGGTAAAATTGCAGACCTTGAAACAATATTGCCGGTAGACATCGACGGGTATACAGGGATCGGACACACTCGATGGGCGACCCACGGCCAGCCCACCAAACAAAACGCACATCCCCACCTTTCAGGCAACATCTCAATCGTACACAACGGTATAATCGAGAATTATCAACAGCTCAAAGAAGAACTCATCGAAGCTGGCTACGAATTCAGATCCGAAACTGATACAGAAGTCATCGCTCACCTGCTGAATTCTTACTATCAACAAAATGATGATTTCCATACAGCGTTCCAGAATACCTTGAAACGACTGGACGGGTCATACGCAGTCGCAGCAGTCTGTGATGACATGCCTGATATAATAATAACCGGCAAGAAAAACAGTCCACTGGTCGTTGGACTGGGTAACGGATGCAATTTCGCAGCATCCGATATAACAGCTTTTTTGAAACACACAAAAGACGTGGTGTTTCTGGAAGACCTTGAGATCGCACAGGTGCAACAAAACGAAGTACAGTTCTTTGACCTTGAAGGCAACCCTATACAGAAAAAGAAACAACGAGTTGAATGGGATTTAGAGGATGCCGAGAAAGCCGGTTATGAACATTTCATGCTGAAAGAAATCCATGAACAGACAAAATCGGTTTACAATACATTCGCAGGGAAATTGTCTGAACTTGACGGTTCCATAAACCTTGAGGAACTGAACCTGACCAAGAAACAGATACGAAACCTTACCCGTATAGAACTAATCGCCTGCGGAACGTCATACAACGCCGGGTTGATCGCCAAATACCTTTTCGAACAGCTTGCAGGTATCCACACCAACATCGACACGGGTTCAGAATACCGGTACAGGTACCCAGTGTTTTGCGACAGCGACGACGTCCTGAGCATAGCCATCAGTCAATCGGGAGAAACCGCCGATACAATAGCAGCACTGCAGAGTTTGAAATCATCGGGCTGCAGGACGCTCGCCATCACGAACGTAATGGGGAGTTCCATCACACGCGATGCAGACGATGTGATGTACATCAAAGCGGGACCTGAACTAGGAGTCGCTGCAACCAAGACGTTCACTTCACAATTAACCATATTATATCTGCTGGCAGTACATTTTGCAAGAATCAGGAGAAACATCGATATAGAAGAATCCAGGAATTTCATCAAAGCGCTAAAAAAATTACCGGGAAATATACAGCGGATACTGAACGCAAAAGACACAGTCCGCAAATACGCCAAACAGTTTTCCGAGGTTTCGGATTATTTTTTCATCGGGAGATACATGAACTATCCCGTGGCTCTTGAAGGCGCTCTCAAACTGAAAGAAATTTCTTACATACATGCGGAAGGTTATGCTGCCGGTGAATTGAAACACGGACCACTGGCACTTATCACAGAAGATACACCGGTGGTAGCAATCGCCACATCAGGACATACTTATGATAAGATAATCAGCAATATAATGGAAGTCAAAGCCAGGAACGCGACGGTAATAGCAGTCGCTGAAGAAGACGATAATGAAATCGAAAAATACGTGGACCTTGTCCTGAGAATACCAAAGACCGACGAACTATTATCACCTATACTGTCAAATATTGTCCTGCAGTTACTCGCATATTATACAGCACTGGCTAAAGGTTGTTCTATAGACAAACCCAGAAACCTTGCAAAAAGCGTTACAGTCGAGTGA
- the glmU gene encoding bifunctional sugar-1-phosphate nucleotidylyltransferase/acetyltransferase, with translation MKAVILAAGEGSRCRPLTLTKSKVMLPVANKPVLEHIIESLEKCSITDIILIVDYEKERIMDHFEDGKDFGVNITYIHQSAQLGTAHALLQTQEHVKDENQFLVLNGDNVVEPETISDLIEDAEGDASVLTQKMKNTSNYGVVITDNKKIEKIVEKPEEKISNLVNTGIYLFTPNIFQIIKQTPISEKGEYAITDTLQLMIDYGYQVTNVNTKSRWIDAIFAWDLLTANSIVLGEYEDFKRKGDIEDGAVIKGDVEIGENTTIRSGCYIIGPVIIGDNCEIGPNAVILPSTTIGHNSSVESFTHLQNAIVMNDTRISTHSYLSNSVIGNNNTIGTHFITEEKDSLKIEIKGMLHKADRLGTIIGDDNLIRDNVLVKAGTLIGTDCRVESGNVVQERLEKSSIVI, from the coding sequence ATGAAAGCAGTCATACTTGCAGCGGGAGAGGGTTCAAGATGTCGACCCCTTACATTAACCAAATCCAAAGTGATGTTGCCAGTGGCAAATAAACCTGTCCTGGAACACATCATCGAATCACTGGAAAAATGCAGTATAACAGACATTATCCTGATAGTGGATTACGAGAAAGAAAGGATAATGGACCATTTTGAAGACGGCAAGGACTTTGGAGTCAACATCACCTACATCCACCAGAGCGCACAGCTTGGTACCGCCCATGCACTCCTGCAGACCCAGGAACATGTAAAAGATGAAAACCAGTTCCTGGTACTAAATGGCGACAATGTCGTGGAACCCGAAACCATATCAGACCTGATAGAAGACGCTGAAGGTGATGCTTCCGTTTTGACCCAGAAGATGAAAAACACCAGCAATTACGGGGTTGTCATCACAGACAACAAGAAGATAGAAAAAATCGTGGAGAAACCTGAGGAAAAAATCAGCAACCTTGTAAACACCGGGATATACCTGTTCACCCCGAATATTTTCCAGATCATCAAACAGACACCGATTTCTGAAAAGGGTGAATACGCGATCACCGATACTCTCCAGCTGATGATTGACTACGGCTACCAGGTGACAAACGTCAACACCAAATCCCGGTGGATCGACGCGATATTCGCATGGGACCTCCTGACTGCAAATTCAATCGTGCTTGGTGAATACGAAGATTTCAAGAGGAAAGGCGATATCGAAGACGGTGCGGTAATAAAAGGTGATGTAGAGATAGGAGAAAACACCACTATAAGGTCCGGATGCTACATCATAGGACCCGTGATTATCGGTGACAACTGCGAAATCGGACCCAACGCTGTAATCCTGCCGTCTACAACAATAGGCCACAATTCATCCGTTGAATCGTTCACGCACCTGCAAAACGCCATCGTAATGAACGATACCAGAATCAGCACACACAGCTACCTATCAAACTCTGTCATCGGCAACAATAACACTATAGGCACACATTTTATTACTGAAGAGAAAGATAGCTTAAAAATCGAGATAAAAGGAATGTTGCACAAAGCTGACAGGTTAGGTACGATAATAGGAGACGATAATCTAATCAGAGATAATGTACTGGTCAAAGCCGGTACTTTAATAGGCACGGATTGCAGGGTAGAATCCGGAAATGTAGTGCAAGAGAGACTGGAAAAAAGTTCAATCGTGATATAA
- a CDS encoding RNA-guided endonuclease InsQ/TnpB family protein — translation MYLTLKVKLNPDREQRDKLLTTMQTFNEACNYASEIAWHNKKFGKTGIQKLTYYDIRQKFTLSAQLTVRAIGKVAESYSNDRKTMHKFDRKGAVVYDQRVLSFKGNDMVSILTLDGREKIGISYGDFRPFDISKIRGQTDLIYEDGNFYMMLVMEVAENEVKCYEDVMGVDLGVVNIATTSDNEVYKGTKADEIRERYTSLKSRLQSKGTWSAKKHLKKLSKKERRFKRDLNHRVAKQLVERAKDTSRSIALENLNGFRPAATVTKAQKDRLGKWAFSELTDFILYKAKLEGVPVVIINPMYTSQQCSECGYIDKNNRQKQANFKCKRCGHRENADYNASKNIAHRGAVSLPNVLRLASVSRS, via the coding sequence ATGTACCTGACATTGAAAGTTAAACTGAATCCCGATAGAGAACAACGCGATAAACTATTGACAACCATGCAAACTTTCAATGAGGCCTGCAACTATGCTTCTGAGATTGCATGGCACAACAAGAAATTTGGTAAAACCGGGATTCAGAAACTGACTTATTATGACATCAGGCAAAAATTCACTCTGTCTGCTCAATTGACTGTCAGGGCAATCGGTAAAGTAGCTGAAAGCTACAGCAACGACAGAAAAACCATGCACAAATTCGATAGAAAAGGAGCAGTGGTCTACGACCAGAGGGTACTGTCGTTCAAGGGAAACGATATGGTTTCTATACTTACACTGGATGGTCGTGAGAAGATAGGAATATCTTATGGTGATTTTCGACCTTTTGACATAAGTAAAATCCGAGGTCAAACAGACCTGATTTACGAAGATGGCAACTTTTACATGATGCTTGTAATGGAAGTGGCTGAAAATGAAGTCAAATGTTACGAAGATGTTATGGGTGTAGACCTTGGCGTAGTCAATATAGCAACCACTTCTGATAACGAAGTTTACAAAGGCACAAAAGCAGATGAAATACGAGAACGATATACCAGTCTGAAATCAAGATTACAATCTAAAGGAACTTGGTCAGCCAAGAAGCACCTCAAGAAATTATCCAAAAAGGAACGCCGGTTCAAACGTGATTTGAACCATCGGGTTGCCAAACAGTTGGTTGAACGCGCTAAAGACACGTCCCGGTCTATAGCACTGGAAAACCTCAACGGTTTTCGCCCGGCGGCTACGGTTACTAAAGCGCAGAAAGATAGGTTAGGTAAATGGGCGTTCTCTGAATTGACCGATTTCATATTATACAAAGCCAAACTTGAAGGTGTACCTGTCGTGATTATCAACCCGATGTATACTTCGCAGCAGTGTTCTGAGTGCGGGTACATCGATAAAAATAACCGTCAGAAACAGGCTAACTTCAAGTGTAAGAGATGCGGTCATAGAGAGAACGCTGACTACAATGCTTCGAAGAACATAGCACACAGGGGAGCCGTCAGCCTCCCTAATGTCCTCCGCTTAGCTTCTGTTAGTCGAAGTTAA
- a CDS encoding PH domain-containing protein, with the protein MASCSISREEQNFYVTNKRLLFSDSKNKAFRDIKLDKIVSIDWSMQRNGAYLVLGILFVLVGGVFYQLYRMDAYSDPIFSIPMFVLGGILIVYYFFSGAFVVNLSAGNKDYRYKIDGSHAKGEIADFFRTVRDAEEYYKNEK; encoded by the coding sequence TTGGCTTCCTGCTCCATTTCTCGTGAAGAACAAAATTTCTATGTAACAAATAAAAGATTACTTTTTTCAGATAGCAAGAATAAAGCCTTTAGAGATATAAAATTGGATAAGATCGTATCTATCGACTGGAGTATGCAACGGAATGGAGCATATCTTGTTTTGGGTATATTATTTGTATTGGTTGGAGGAGTTTTTTATCAGTTATATCGCATGGATGCATATTCTGATCCTATTTTTTCGATACCAATGTTTGTATTAGGAGGAATTTTGATTGTTTATTATTTTTTCTCTGGAGCTTTTGTTGTTAACCTTAGTGCTGGAAATAAAGATTACAGGTATAAAATTGATGGTTCCCATGCTAAAGGGGAGATAGCGGATTTCTTCAGAACAGTTAGAGATGCAGAAGAATATTACAAAAATGAAAAGTAA
- a CDS encoding NAD-dependent epimerase/dehydratase family protein, which translates to MMNILVTGGAGFIGSHIAEYFLSEGHNVRIVDNLSSGYQENIPESAEFVNEDIYSVSPDVFEGVDYVFHEAALVSVPVSCQQPEEAFRINTLGTMNVLQNSLDAGVEKVVLASSAAVYGNNPILPKMEDMLPEPASPYAISKMDCEYLAGMFHDKGLRTTCLRYFNVYGPRQDPNSPYAAVIPIFMKRAKEGKDLVIYGDGTQTRDFVNIQDVVRANVAAMDNGDGDVFNVATGTSVSVQEIAETIIEITGSSSDIVYEEEREGDIKDSVADVSKISGWWESKVDLEEGLKNFDG; encoded by the coding sequence ATGATGAATATTTTAGTCACCGGTGGAGCAGGGTTTATAGGTTCGCATATTGCCGAGTATTTCCTGTCAGAAGGTCATAATGTCCGGATAGTTGATAACTTAAGTTCAGGGTATCAGGAGAATATACCAGAAAGTGCGGAGTTTGTTAATGAGGATATCTATAGTGTATCTCCAGATGTATTTGAAGGAGTAGATTATGTGTTCCATGAAGCTGCGCTGGTCTCTGTACCTGTAAGCTGTCAGCAGCCGGAAGAAGCATTCAGGATAAATACTCTGGGTACCATGAACGTTTTGCAGAATTCTCTGGATGCAGGTGTGGAGAAAGTAGTGCTTGCATCCTCAGCTGCGGTTTATGGCAACAATCCGATTTTACCGAAGATGGAGGACATGCTTCCTGAACCTGCTTCTCCGTATGCTATCTCAAAGATGGACTGTGAGTACCTGGCCGGCATGTTCCATGATAAAGGTTTAAGAACTACCTGTCTGAGGTATTTCAATGTCTATGGTCCGCGTCAGGATCCGAATTCTCCCTATGCTGCAGTGATACCTATATTCATGAAAAGAGCGAAAGAAGGTAAAGACCTGGTTATTTATGGTGATGGTACACAGACCAGGGATTTTGTGAATATACAGGATGTAGTAAGAGCCAATGTAGCTGCCATGGATAACGGAGATGGAGATGTCTTCAATGTAGCTACTGGTACCAGTGTGAGTGTTCAGGAGATCGCCGAAACCATAATCGAGATTACAGGCTCATCCAGTGATATCGTGTATGAAGAAGAAAGAGAAGGAGACATCAAGGATTCTGTGGCTGATGTATCAAAGATTTCAGGTTGGTGGGAATCTAAAGTAGATTTAGAGGAAGGGTTGAAAAATTTTGATGGTTAA
- a CDS encoding glycosyltransferase family 2 protein, translating into MTFTIAAMPAYNEANTIGEVIHGCQKYVDKVVVVDDGSVDDTIKIAESLGAYVVRHPQNEGYGASLRDCFKTALKLDADMMVIIDSDGQHDPDEITHVLEPLDRGINVAIGSRFINGNGDDVPAYRKVGMKVLDVATNFVGGINVSDTQCGFRAYDKEAIKNIDIKGDDMSAGSEILLEVGNNKLSYEEVEVHCRYDIDDTSTQNPVRHGTMALVQILKDMEFRRPLYYFTAPGLLMGLVGVFLGLSFLQDFYHGDSLSFGPTLLMILLTLVGTFMAFTGIILHAMSKLIRETKRL; encoded by the coding sequence ATGACATTTACCATAGCTGCCATGCCTGCTTACAATGAAGCGAATACGATAGGTGAAGTGATTCATGGGTGTCAGAAGTATGTAGATAAAGTAGTTGTAGTGGATGATGGTAGCGTAGATGACACAATTAAAATCGCTGAGTCATTAGGTGCATATGTAGTTAGACATCCTCAAAATGAAGGGTATGGTGCATCACTTAGAGATTGTTTTAAAACTGCTCTGAAACTTGATGCCGACATGATGGTGATAATCGATTCTGATGGTCAGCATGACCCGGATGAAATTACTCATGTATTAGAACCTCTGGATAGAGGAATTAACGTTGCTATCGGGTCTAGGTTTATCAATGGTAATGGAGATGATGTACCTGCATACCGTAAAGTAGGTATGAAGGTTCTGGACGTAGCTACTAATTTTGTAGGTGGTATCAATGTATCAGATACTCAATGTGGGTTCCGTGCTTATGATAAAGAGGCGATAAAAAATATAGACATCAAAGGCGATGACATGTCTGCAGGTTCTGAAATCCTGCTTGAGGTGGGTAATAATAAACTAAGTTATGAAGAAGTTGAAGTACACTGCAGGTATGATATAGATGACACCTCTACCCAGAACCCGGTAAGACACGGAACAATGGCACTTGTACAGATTCTAAAAGATATGGAGTTCAGGAGACCATTATATTATTTTACAGCACCAGGACTTCTCATGGGTTTAGTAGGAGTTTTTCTGGGATTGAGTTTTCTTCAGGATTTCTATCATGGGGACAGTTTGAGTTTTGGTCCTACATTGTTAATGATATTACTAACTCTGGTTGGAACTTTCATGGCATTTACAGGAATAATTTTGCATGCCATGTCGAAGTTAATAAGGGAAACTAAGCGTTTATGA
- a CDS encoding glycosyltransferase family 2 protein translates to MDYPFVSIVVGTRNEEKYIAECINSLLNLNYPKDSFEILIVDGMSTDNTQNIVKNYPVNLLINEKINVASARNLGIKHSQGDLIAFTDGDCKVNNLWLKTLVYEIQNAPEDVACVGGPNLVIDNDPIFARVVGYVQETFLSSGGSAQCHSYSKKQYVQSIPNCNALYKKSIIRNVGFFDEYFKVGQDGDLNFRISKIGYRFLYIPEAKVWHHRRGNLKSFSKQMFKYGSWMAELFKKHRDLVRWYALIPPIAILFSLVSIISSIVNLNLLYIFICLLFTYIILILLTALKISFKMKSVYGLLTVIILPLQHLMYGLGMLSNIC, encoded by the coding sequence TTGGATTACCCATTTGTATCTATTGTTGTTGGAACTAGAAACGAAGAAAAATATATAGCAGAATGCATCAACTCATTGTTGAATCTTAATTACCCAAAAGACTCTTTTGAAATTTTGATAGTAGATGGTATGTCTACTGATAATACTCAAAACATTGTGAAAAATTATCCTGTAAATCTCTTGATTAATGAAAAAATAAACGTTGCATCCGCAAGGAATCTTGGAATAAAACACTCACAAGGTGATTTAATAGCCTTTACAGATGGAGATTGTAAAGTTAATAATCTTTGGTTAAAAACATTAGTTTATGAAATTCAAAATGCTCCTGAAGATGTAGCTTGTGTTGGGGGACCAAATTTAGTTATTGATAATGACCCTATTTTTGCAAGAGTGGTTGGATATGTTCAAGAAACTTTTTTGAGTTCAGGTGGGTCTGCACAGTGTCATAGTTATTCTAAAAAACAATATGTTCAATCAATACCTAACTGTAATGCTCTATATAAAAAATCTATAATCAGAAATGTCGGTTTTTTTGACGAATATTTTAAAGTGGGTCAAGATGGAGATTTAAATTTTAGAATAAGCAAGATTGGCTATAGATTTTTGTATATTCCAGAAGCAAAAGTATGGCACCATAGAAGAGGTAATTTAAAATCATTTTCTAAACAAATGTTTAAATATGGTTCTTGGATGGCTGAACTTTTTAAGAAACATCGAGATTTAGTAAGATGGTATGCATTAATACCTCCTATTGCTATTCTATTTTCATTGGTGTCTATTATAAGTTCAATTGTAAATCTTAATTTATTGTATATTTTTATATGTTTATTGTTTACTTATATTATTCTAATCTTATTAACCGCATTAAAAATTAGTTTTAAAATGAAATCTGTTTATGGTTTACTAACTGTTATTATTTTACCATTGCAGCACTTAATGTATGGATTAGGTATGTTATCAAATATTTGTTAA